In Balearica regulorum gibbericeps isolate bBalReg1 chromosome 26, bBalReg1.pri, whole genome shotgun sequence, one genomic interval encodes:
- the TMEM221 gene encoding transmembrane protein 221 yields the protein MPSAYPQRALTVLLLFGTLAAAMALLASSLIFQLPSGRAGTAPGAGPGAGRGALPEPAAAVLLPVSAVLAALCLVLNVSCLLLCLLHGYFSTELCRGQPGPDRADWFLLDSRTVRHAAIGLFCCGVSVYLTALAIYMLLLFELEAGIASACILSSGIIVLLITVTHALVRASQVSHRSRSEVSHTLYENDSAQHGESSTSDLNNKNSAAPRPRPEIHREFSFPPFLERKSQLGSPASSNLTSSGSPGLRSEKESYNLPRTHRTLSAESGLLQAQGKPWNGVTQEMRNVLSRKPGASGKDSTLV from the exons ATGCCCTCCGCCTACCCGCAGCGGGCCCTGacggtgctgctgctcttcGGCACGCTGGCCGCCGCCATGGCCCTGCTCGCCTCCAGCCTCATCTTCCAGCTGCCGTCGGGGCGGGCCGGCACCGCTCCCGGTGCTGGTCCCGGTGCCGGTCGAGGGGCTCTGCCGGAGCCGGCGGCCGCCGTACTGCTGCCGGTGTCGGCCGTGCTGGCCGCGCTCTGCCTGGTGCTCAACGtgagctgcctcctgctctgcctcctccacgGCTACTTCAGCACCGAGCTGTGCCGGGGACAGCCCGGGCCTGACCG GGCAGACTGGTTCCTTCTGGACAGCCGGACGGTTCGCCACGCTGCCATCGGCTTGTTCTGCTGCGGGGTCTCAGTCTACCTAACAG ctCTCGCCATctacatgctgctgctgtttgaacTGGAGGCTGGCATTGCCAGCGCTTGTATTCTCTCCTCTGGCATCATCGTCCTGCTGATCACGGTGACGCACGCCCTGGTACGGGCTTCCCAGGTTTCACACCGCAGCCGCTCCGAGGTCTCTCACACCCTGTACGAGAACGACTCTGCCCAGCACGGCGAATCCTCCACCAGCGATCTGAACAACAAGAACTCAGCTGCGCCCCGGCCCCGACCCGAGATCCACCGGgaattttccttccctcctttcctggAGCGTAAATCCCAGCTGGGctctccagccagcagcaacCTCACGTCCTCGGGCAGCCCCGGGCTTCGCTCTGAGAAGGAGAGCTACAACCTGCCCCGAACGCACAGGACGCTGTCGGCAGAGTCAGgcctgctgcaggcacagggcAAGCCCTGGAACGGCGTCACGCAGGAGATGAGGAACGTGCTGTCACGCAAACCTGGAGCCTCGGGCAAGGACTCGACTCTGGTGTGA
- the BORCS8 gene encoding BLOC-1-related complex subunit 8 isoform X1: MEEPEMQLKVKKVTDKFTESMYVLANEPSVALYRLQEHVRRSLPELAQHKSDMQSWEEQSQGAIYTVEYACSAIKNMTDSSVYFKSIDSLLKHAIAMKDQLNAAQGRSTVAPQAKNPPASS, from the exons ATGGAGGAGCCCGAGATGCAGCTGAAGGTGAAGAAAG TTACAGACAAATTCACGGAGAGCATGTACGTCCTGGCCAACGAGCCCTCGGTGGCACTGTACCGGCTCCAGGAGCACGTGCGGAGATCCCTTCCGGAGCTTGCGCAGCACAAG TCCGAtatgcagagctgggaggagcaAAGCCAAGGAGCCATCTACACAGTGGAGTACGCCTGCAG tgccaTAAAGAACATGACTGACAGCAGTGTGTACTTCAAGAGCATCGACAGTCTGCTCAAACATGCCATAGCCATGAAGGATCAGCTAAACGCTGCTCAGGGCCGCAG cACTGTAGCCCCACAAGCCAAGAATCCTCCAGCCAGTTCCTGA
- the BORCS8 gene encoding BLOC-1-related complex subunit 8 isoform X2 has product MYVLANEPSVALYRLQEHVRRSLPELAQHKSDMQSWEEQSQGAIYTVEYACSAIKNMTDSSVYFKSIDSLLKHAIAMKDQLNAAQGRSTVAPQAKNPPASS; this is encoded by the exons ATGTACGTCCTGGCCAACGAGCCCTCGGTGGCACTGTACCGGCTCCAGGAGCACGTGCGGAGATCCCTTCCGGAGCTTGCGCAGCACAAG TCCGAtatgcagagctgggaggagcaAAGCCAAGGAGCCATCTACACAGTGGAGTACGCCTGCAG tgccaTAAAGAACATGACTGACAGCAGTGTGTACTTCAAGAGCATCGACAGTCTGCTCAAACATGCCATAGCCATGAAGGATCAGCTAAACGCTGCTCAGGGCCGCAG cACTGTAGCCCCACAAGCCAAGAATCCTCCAGCCAGTTCCTGA
- the RFXANK gene encoding DNA-binding protein RFXANK isoform X1 has protein sequence MPGCPMEGEEAVACLVETPPNDGDAQELSKEGENGADRAAAAEELAATRDMGDSGALLGCLRPDQHTPRLDHGDGGADPLPKSSTASMDRQRSTELLALDSFPLKHSNTLTNRQRGNEVSALPATLDTLSIHQLAAQGELSQLKEHLRKGENLVNKPDERGFTPLIWAAAFGEIETVRHLLEWGADPHALAKERESALSLASMGGYTDIVVMLLERNVDINIYDWNGGTPLLYAVRGNHVKCVEALLGNGEDPRLVLGLESLLVARGADLTTEADSGYTPMDLAVALGHKKVQQVIENHILKLFQKKELE, from the exons ATGCCGGG CTGCCCCATGGAAGGTGAAGAAGCAGTCGCTTGTCTCGTGGAGACCCCCCCAAACGATGGGGATGCCCAGGAGCTCTCGAAAGAGGGTGAAAATGGAGCCGaccgagcagcagcagcagaggagctggctgCGACCAGGGACATGGGGGACAGCGGTGCCCTCCTGGGGTGTCTGCGGCCGGACCAGCACACGCCACGCTTGGACCACGGGGACG GTGGAGCAGACCCTCTCCCAAAGTCCTCGACTGCCTCGATGGACAGGCAGAGGAGCACCGAGCTCTTGGCCCTTGACA gcttcccCCTGAAGCACTCGAACACGCTGACGAACAGGCAGCGAGGCAACGAGGTCTCAGCTCTCCCAGCCACGCTAGACA CGTTGTCTATCCACCAGCTTGCTGCCCAAGGAGAGCTCAGCCAGCTGAAAGAGCACCTTCGGAAAG GCGAGAACTTGGTAAATAAACCTGATGAGAGAGGTTTCACGCCACTGATCTGGGCTGCAGCCTTTGGAGAGATCGAAACGGTCCGTCACCTGCTGGAATGG GGCGCCGACCCCCACGCGCTGGCGAAGGAGCGGGAGAGCGCCCTGTCCCTGGCCAGCATGGGCGGCTACACCGACATCGTTGTcatgctgctggagaggaacGTGGACATCAACATCTACGACTGG aACGGCGGCACTCCTCTGCTCTACGCCGTGCGCGGCAATCACGTCAAGTGTGTCGAGGCCCTACTAGGTAACGGGGAAGATCCGCGCTTAGTCCTTGGCCTCGAATCGCTGCTCGTTG CTCGCGGCGCTGACCTGACGACAGAGGCAGATTCTGGCTACACCCCGATGGATCTGGCCGTGGCCCTGGGACACAAGAAAG TCCAACAGGTTATCGAAAATCACATCCTCAagctatttcagaaaaaggagCTGGAGTGA
- the RFXANK gene encoding DNA-binding protein RFXANK isoform X2, whose product MPGCPMEGEEAVACLVETPPNDGDAQELSKEGENGADRAAAAEELAATRDMGDSGALLGCLRPDQHTPRLDHGDGGADPLPKSSTASMDRQRSTELLALDSFPLKHSNTLTNRQRGNEVSALPATLDTLSIHQLAAQGELSQLKEHLRKGENLVNKPDERGFTPLIWAAAFGEIETVRHLLEWGADPHALAKERESALSLASMGGYTDIVVMLLERNVDINIYDWNGGTPLLYAVRGNHVKCVEALLARGADLTTEADSGYTPMDLAVALGHKKVQQVIENHILKLFQKKELE is encoded by the exons ATGCCGGG CTGCCCCATGGAAGGTGAAGAAGCAGTCGCTTGTCTCGTGGAGACCCCCCCAAACGATGGGGATGCCCAGGAGCTCTCGAAAGAGGGTGAAAATGGAGCCGaccgagcagcagcagcagaggagctggctgCGACCAGGGACATGGGGGACAGCGGTGCCCTCCTGGGGTGTCTGCGGCCGGACCAGCACACGCCACGCTTGGACCACGGGGACG GTGGAGCAGACCCTCTCCCAAAGTCCTCGACTGCCTCGATGGACAGGCAGAGGAGCACCGAGCTCTTGGCCCTTGACA gcttcccCCTGAAGCACTCGAACACGCTGACGAACAGGCAGCGAGGCAACGAGGTCTCAGCTCTCCCAGCCACGCTAGACA CGTTGTCTATCCACCAGCTTGCTGCCCAAGGAGAGCTCAGCCAGCTGAAAGAGCACCTTCGGAAAG GCGAGAACTTGGTAAATAAACCTGATGAGAGAGGTTTCACGCCACTGATCTGGGCTGCAGCCTTTGGAGAGATCGAAACGGTCCGTCACCTGCTGGAATGG GGCGCCGACCCCCACGCGCTGGCGAAGGAGCGGGAGAGCGCCCTGTCCCTGGCCAGCATGGGCGGCTACACCGACATCGTTGTcatgctgctggagaggaacGTGGACATCAACATCTACGACTGG aACGGCGGCACTCCTCTGCTCTACGCCGTGCGCGGCAATCACGTCAAGTGTGTCGAGGCCCTACTAG CTCGCGGCGCTGACCTGACGACAGAGGCAGATTCTGGCTACACCCCGATGGATCTGGCCGTGGCCCTGGGACACAAGAAAG TCCAACAGGTTATCGAAAATCACATCCTCAagctatttcagaaaaaggagCTGGAGTGA
- the NR2C2AP gene encoding nuclear receptor 2C2-associated protein → MPVEPLICADTATRVSSVLNRDVKQFGKKHMFDASEETCWNSDQGTCQWVTLDFPRTVKVSQLHVQFQGGFSSRLCTLEGCRAGEELVKISDLYPQDINAMQRFQVEETVLDKLKITFENSTDFFGRIVVYHLGVLGERL, encoded by the exons ATGCCCGTGGAGCCCCTGATCTGCGCGGACACGGCCACGCG GGTGAGCTCTGTGCTTAACCGGGACGTGAAGCAGTTTGGGAAGAAGCACATGTTTGACGCGAGCGAGGAGACCTGCTGGAACTCAGACCAG GGCACGTGCCAGTGGGTCACCCTGGATTTCCCGCGCACTGTCAAGGTCTCGCAGCTCCACGTCCAGTTCCAGGGGGGATTCTCCAGCAGGCTGTGCACGCTGGAAG gctgcagagcaggggaagaactGGTGAAAATATCCGACCTGTACCCCCAGGACATCAACGCCATGCAA AGATTCCAGGTGGAGGAGACGGTGCTGGATAAGCTGAAGATCACCTTTGAAAACAGCACTGACTTCTTTGGGAGGATCGTGGTGTACCACctcggggtgctgggggagaggCTCTAG